A window from Embleya scabrispora encodes these proteins:
- a CDS encoding ABC transporter ATP-binding protein has product MTEERSGVPALGRRFLARRKRVLVRLGAWSLLESAQTFLGGYGVAMALDSGFLAGRTGVGLAWLAVAALAVICGGAATGGVFRGLADLVEPLRDGLIRRVADRALTEAIEAPSRAADGAVVSRLTNQTELARDSFAGLVLVARSFVFTMLGVLLGLGALAPELLIVVLPPLVLGLALFLATLAPMAARQRVFLDADEALSTQLGAVAEGLRDVLAAGAGQSVAARTHALIEAEARAARVLARWAAARTVALGVAGQLPVLLLLVSAPWLVRRGLTAGALLGALTYLTQALLPALHTLMNALGAAGTRLLVVLDRLTSQSRSTLPGPSVAEHGGPSAERGAPAGVEIRGLTFAYGPNAQPVLRDLDLTVEPGEHLVVVGPSGIGKSTLTALVAGLLEPDRGAIRVAGRPVAPIAGEPSRRRVLIPQQAYVFSGSVRENLLYLCPDGASPAALTATAAEVGLLPLVHRLGGFDAPVDPAALSQGERQLIALGRAHLSPAPLVMLDEATCHLDPAAEDRAERAFAERPGTLIVVAHRISSAQRADRILVLDGVHAVCGTHRELLDRSPLYRDLVGHWHAERI; this is encoded by the coding sequence ATGACCGAGGAGCGTTCCGGGGTGCCCGCCCTGGGTCGGCGTTTCCTGGCCCGGCGCAAGCGAGTGCTGGTCCGGCTCGGCGCGTGGTCCCTTCTGGAATCGGCGCAGACCTTCCTCGGCGGCTACGGCGTGGCGATGGCGCTCGACTCCGGTTTCCTGGCCGGCCGCACCGGCGTCGGCCTCGCCTGGCTGGCGGTCGCGGCACTGGCGGTGATCTGCGGCGGGGCGGCCACCGGCGGGGTGTTTCGCGGACTGGCCGACCTGGTCGAGCCGTTGCGCGACGGGCTGATCCGCCGGGTGGCCGACCGGGCCCTGACCGAGGCGATCGAGGCCCCGTCGCGCGCGGCGGACGGCGCGGTGGTGTCGCGGTTGACCAATCAGACCGAACTCGCCCGGGACAGCTTCGCCGGACTGGTCCTGGTGGCCCGCTCGTTCGTCTTCACCATGCTCGGCGTGCTGCTCGGACTCGGCGCGCTGGCTCCGGAGTTGCTGATCGTGGTGCTGCCGCCGCTGGTGCTCGGCCTGGCGTTGTTCCTGGCCACGCTGGCGCCGATGGCGGCCCGGCAGCGGGTGTTCCTCGATGCCGACGAGGCGTTGTCGACGCAGCTCGGCGCGGTCGCCGAGGGTCTGCGCGACGTACTGGCGGCGGGGGCGGGGCAGTCGGTCGCGGCTCGGACGCACGCCCTGATCGAGGCCGAGGCCCGCGCGGCGCGCGTGCTGGCCCGGTGGGCCGCGGCGCGTACCGTCGCGCTGGGCGTGGCCGGGCAGTTGCCGGTGTTGCTGCTCCTGGTCAGCGCGCCCTGGTTGGTGCGGAGGGGACTGACCGCCGGCGCCCTGCTGGGCGCGCTGACCTACCTGACCCAGGCCCTGCTGCCGGCCCTGCACACCCTGATGAACGCGCTCGGCGCGGCGGGGACGCGGCTGCTGGTGGTGCTCGATCGACTGACGTCCCAGTCGCGAAGTACCCTGCCCGGTCCGTCGGTTGCCGAGCACGGCGGCCCCTCGGCCGAGCGCGGCGCCCCCGCCGGGGTCGAGATACGCGGGCTGACCTTCGCGTACGGCCCCAACGCCCAACCGGTCCTGCGCGATCTGGATCTGACCGTCGAACCCGGCGAGCACCTCGTGGTGGTCGGCCCCAGCGGGATCGGCAAGTCGACGCTGACCGCGCTGGTCGCCGGCCTGCTCGAACCCGACCGGGGCGCGATCCGGGTGGCGGGGCGACCGGTCGCGCCGATCGCCGGCGAACCCTCCCGCCGACGGGTGCTCATCCCGCAGCAGGCGTACGTGTTCAGCGGCAGCGTCCGGGAGAACCTGCTGTACCTGTGCCCGGACGGCGCGTCGCCCGCCGCGCTGACCGCGACCGCGGCCGAGGTCGGTCTGCTGCCCCTGGTCCACCGACTGGGCGGCTTCGACGCGCCGGTGGACCCCGCCGCCCTGTCCCAGGGCGAGCGCCAGTTGATCGCGCTCGGCCGGGCGCACCTGTCACCCGCGCCCCTGGTGATGCTGGACGAGGCCACCTGCCATCTCGATCCGGCGGCGGAGGATCGGGCCGAACGGGCCTTCGCCGAACGGCCCGGGACACTCATCGTGGTGGCCCACCGGATCAGTTCGGCGCAGCGGGCGGACCGGATCCTGGTGCTGGACGGGGTGCACGCCGTGTGCGGGACACATCGGGAACTCCTGGACCGGTCACCGCTGTACCGCGACCTGGTCGGCCACTGGCACGCGGAACGCATCTGA
- a CDS encoding amino acid ABC transporter permease translates to MSASRVLFDEPGPIARRRMRIATIVVGVAVAALLAVAVKRFADHGQLDADKWRPYTTWPMWRYLLEGLWATVRAAAVATALSVVGGIVLALGRLSRQRALRWSATVYIEVMRTVPVLLLVYLVLFGLPHYGVDLPLFWKLVLPLSVSASAVFAEIFRAGILSLDRGQREAGLAVGLTDGQTMRLIVLPQAVRRLLPSLVSQSVGLLKDTSLGFIVSYSELLYSGRVLATYNRLLIQTYIIIALVYIVLNASLSKLARTLEARQGFRSVGRRRLRTLVRAKAAADQPL, encoded by the coding sequence ATGAGCGCGTCCCGAGTGTTGTTCGACGAGCCCGGCCCGATCGCGCGGCGCCGGATGCGGATCGCCACGATCGTGGTCGGCGTCGCGGTGGCCGCGCTGCTGGCCGTGGCCGTGAAGCGGTTCGCCGATCACGGCCAGTTGGACGCGGACAAGTGGCGGCCGTACACCACCTGGCCGATGTGGCGGTATCTGCTGGAAGGGTTGTGGGCCACCGTCCGGGCCGCCGCCGTGGCCACCGCGCTGTCCGTGGTCGGCGGCATCGTGCTCGCCCTGGGCCGGTTGTCCCGGCAGCGGGCGCTGCGCTGGTCGGCCACCGTGTACATCGAGGTGATGCGCACGGTTCCGGTGCTGCTCCTGGTCTACCTGGTGCTGTTCGGACTGCCGCACTACGGCGTGGATTTGCCGCTGTTCTGGAAGTTGGTACTGCCGCTCTCGGTGTCCGCGTCGGCGGTGTTCGCGGAGATCTTCCGGGCGGGCATCCTGTCCCTGGATCGTGGGCAGCGCGAGGCGGGGCTCGCCGTCGGGCTGACCGACGGTCAGACGATGCGGCTGATCGTGCTGCCGCAGGCGGTCCGCCGGTTGTTGCCGTCGCTGGTCAGCCAGTCCGTCGGGCTGCTCAAGGACACCTCGCTCGGCTTCATCGTGAGCTACTCCGAACTGCTGTACAGCGGCCGGGTATTGGCCACCTACAACCGGCTGCTGATCCAGACCTACATCATCATCGCGCTGGTCTACATCGTGCTCAACGCGTCGCTGTCCAAGCTGGCCCGCACCCTGGAGGCCCGGCAGGGCTTCCGCTCGGTCGGCCGACGCCGGCTGCGCACACTGGTCCGGGCCAAGGCGGCGGCGGACCAGCCACTGTGA
- a CDS encoding asparaginase, with product MRPEDTVPHESTTRYAELAEVVRSGFVESRHFGSLVALAPDGRPALELGVPNEPVVPRSSAKPFQALACLRAGAPLSGAHVAIAAGSHTGQDFHVDAVEDILTRSGLTFDALGCPPSRPEDEDTYQEMIARGEENTRERMNCSGKHAAMLAACVASGWPTEGYLDPGHPLQVLVREGIEELAGESVAHTAVDGCGAPVFAMTLTGLARGVRALATATTGPERVVAKAMREHPAYVGGDGQANTEVMRLLPGVLVKGGAEGVFVAATTAGHAVAVKVIDGSPRATTALALAALHRLGVDVSAASEWTTVPVLGGGLPVGEVRVTSHLG from the coding sequence ATGCGACCGGAGGACACCGTGCCCCACGAATCGACCACCCGCTACGCCGAACTCGCCGAGGTGGTGCGGTCCGGGTTCGTGGAGAGCCGGCACTTCGGCAGCCTGGTCGCACTCGCGCCGGACGGCCGGCCGGCGCTCGAACTGGGCGTTCCGAACGAGCCCGTGGTACCGCGCTCCTCGGCCAAGCCGTTCCAGGCGCTGGCCTGCCTGCGGGCGGGCGCGCCGCTGTCCGGGGCGCACGTGGCGATCGCGGCGGGCAGCCACACCGGGCAGGACTTCCACGTGGACGCGGTCGAGGACATCCTGACCCGTTCGGGGCTGACCTTCGACGCGCTGGGATGTCCGCCCAGCCGTCCGGAGGACGAGGACACGTATCAGGAGATGATCGCGCGCGGCGAGGAGAACACCCGCGAGCGGATGAACTGCTCGGGCAAACACGCCGCGATGCTGGCGGCCTGCGTCGCGTCGGGGTGGCCGACCGAGGGCTACCTCGACCCGGGGCATCCGCTGCAGGTGCTGGTCCGTGAGGGCATCGAGGAACTGGCCGGCGAGTCGGTCGCGCACACCGCCGTGGACGGCTGCGGCGCACCGGTGTTCGCGATGACCCTGACCGGACTCGCCCGGGGCGTACGCGCGTTGGCCACCGCCACCACCGGGCCCGAGCGCGTGGTGGCCAAGGCGATGCGCGAGCACCCGGCGTACGTGGGCGGGGACGGGCAGGCCAACACCGAGGTGATGCGGCTGCTTCCGGGCGTGCTGGTCAAGGGCGGCGCGGAGGGCGTGTTCGTGGCGGCGACCACCGCCGGACACGCGGTCGCGGTCAAGGTGATCGACGGCAGCCCCCGGGCCACCACCGCACTCGCCCTGGCCGCGCTGCACAGGCTCGGCGTGGACGTCTCGGCGGCCTCCGAATGGACGACCGTACCGGTCCTGGGCGGCGGCCTGCCGGTCGGCGAGGTCCGCGTGACGTCCCACCTGGGGTAA
- a CDS encoding glutamate ABC transporter substrate-binding protein produces the protein MSGFPLRRPRSGASSRRLRTAVPAVLAALSLSVLAACSSDSSSDAVPGGKPAGEDVAKKAEGAPDAAILPGSTMAKIKERGYLIVGGSQDAPLWSQLNPISGKTDGFDAEMGRLLAKYIIGKPEVKIVSSATETREALLQNGTVDVVFQTYTITPKRAEQVAFAGPYYSSGQAILTKKGASGIKTPADLNGKTVIAGANTPAIAAIKQVAPDAKVVTFGSDPECVTALRQGRGDAYVQDQALLVADVKQNPDTTVVGEPFTSDPYGIGLKKDDAAFKTFVNDWLRKIGQDGSWQTVWKQTLGTVVEGNPPTPPAIGGVPGS, from the coding sequence ATGTCCGGCTTCCCCCTGCGTCGCCCGCGCTCCGGCGCGTCATCGCGTCGGCTGCGTACCGCCGTTCCGGCCGTTTTGGCCGCGTTGTCCCTGAGCGTGCTGGCCGCCTGTTCCAGCGACTCCTCGTCCGACGCCGTGCCCGGCGGCAAGCCGGCCGGCGAGGACGTCGCCAAGAAGGCCGAGGGCGCGCCCGACGCCGCGATCCTGCCCGGCTCCACGATGGCCAAGATCAAGGAGCGCGGCTACCTGATCGTCGGCGGCTCCCAGGACGCGCCCCTGTGGTCGCAGCTCAACCCGATATCCGGCAAGACCGACGGGTTCGACGCCGAGATGGGCCGGTTGCTGGCCAAGTACATCATCGGCAAGCCCGAGGTGAAGATCGTCAGTTCGGCCACCGAGACCCGTGAGGCGCTGCTGCAGAACGGCACCGTCGACGTGGTCTTCCAGACGTACACGATCACCCCGAAGCGCGCCGAGCAGGTCGCCTTCGCGGGCCCGTACTACTCCTCCGGCCAGGCCATCCTGACCAAGAAGGGCGCGAGCGGGATCAAGACGCCCGCCGACCTGAACGGCAAGACCGTGATCGCCGGCGCCAACACGCCCGCGATCGCCGCGATCAAGCAGGTCGCGCCGGACGCGAAGGTGGTCACCTTCGGCAGCGACCCCGAGTGCGTGACGGCGCTGCGTCAGGGCCGAGGCGACGCGTATGTGCAGGACCAGGCGTTGCTGGTGGCCGATGTGAAGCAGAACCCGGACACCACCGTCGTGGGCGAGCCGTTCACCTCCGACCCGTACGGCATCGGCCTCAAGAAGGACGACGCCGCGTTCAAGACGTTCGTCAACGACTGGCTGCGCAAGATCGGCCAGGACGGCTCGTGGCAGACGGTCTGGAAGCAGACGCTCGGCACGGTCGTCGAGGGCAACCCGCCGACGCCGCCCGCGATCGGCGGCGTCCCCGGCTCCTGA
- a CDS encoding amino acid ABC transporter ATP-binding protein has translation MKPASPSSAVVTPMVEARAINKSFGAVRVLTDVDLTVAAGEVVVLIGPSGAGKSTLCRCLNRLENVDSGVVLLDGEELPAEGRALARLRTEVGMVFQSFNLFAHKTVLQNVTLGPTRVKGLSAADAERRARELLDRVGIADKADHYPAQLSGGQQQRAAIARALAMQPKVMLFDEPTSALDPEMVNEVLDVMVDLAREGMTMVVVTHEMGFARRAADRVVFMADGQIVEVGTPDTFFTAPTTDRARDFLSKVLSH, from the coding sequence ATGAAGCCCGCGTCGCCTTCTTCCGCCGTAGTGACGCCCATGGTCGAGGCGCGGGCCATCAACAAGTCGTTCGGCGCGGTCCGCGTGCTGACCGACGTGGACCTGACCGTCGCGGCCGGCGAAGTCGTCGTACTGATCGGCCCCTCGGGCGCCGGCAAGTCGACGCTGTGCCGCTGCCTGAACCGGCTGGAGAACGTCGACTCGGGCGTGGTCCTGCTGGACGGCGAGGAACTGCCCGCCGAGGGTCGGGCCTTGGCCCGGCTGCGCACCGAAGTGGGCATGGTCTTCCAGTCGTTCAACCTGTTCGCCCACAAGACCGTGCTACAGAACGTCACCCTCGGCCCGACCCGGGTCAAGGGCCTGTCGGCCGCCGACGCGGAGCGCCGGGCCCGGGAGTTGCTGGACCGGGTCGGCATCGCCGACAAGGCCGACCATTACCCGGCCCAGCTCTCCGGCGGTCAGCAGCAGCGGGCCGCCATCGCCCGGGCCCTGGCCATGCAGCCCAAGGTGATGTTGTTCGACGAACCGACCAGCGCGCTCGACCCGGAGATGGTCAACGAGGTCCTGGACGTCATGGTCGACCTGGCCCGCGAGGGCATGACCATGGTCGTGGTCACGCACGAGATGGGCTTCGCCCGCCGGGCCGCCGACCGCGTCGTGTTCATGGCGGACGGTCAGATCGTCGAGGTCGGCACGCCCGACACCTTCTTCACCGCCCCCACCACCGATCGCGCCCGCGACTTCCTGTCGAAGGTGCTCAGCCACTGA
- a CDS encoding cysteine hydrolase family protein, with amino-acid sequence MASVKSTPYRDGVEEVRVMGYQVSTVDPARTALIVVDVQHDFISPGAPLESPAGRAMLPTLAGLLDLCRKAGIMVVYTAHVHRADGSDRGRYGDLYPPIASGEALVDGTPGSEIHPDVAPAEGEVVVKKHRYSGFHGTDLDMLLRGRGITTVAVTGVTTEDCVHATARDAMFRDYWTLVIADACATYDHPDLGWGAMSAEEVHRAALVVLAQSTADVVTSEQFAGRVREAGA; translated from the coding sequence GTGGCGTCCGTCAAATCCACGCCATATAGAGACGGTGTCGAGGAGGTCCGCGTCATGGGCTACCAGGTGAGTACCGTCGATCCGGCGCGCACCGCGCTGATCGTCGTCGACGTCCAGCACGACTTCATCTCTCCCGGCGCGCCGCTCGAATCGCCCGCCGGGCGCGCCATGTTGCCCACCCTCGCCGGCCTGCTCGACCTCTGTCGCAAGGCGGGGATCATGGTCGTCTACACCGCGCACGTGCACCGCGCCGACGGCTCCGACCGGGGGCGCTACGGCGACCTGTACCCGCCGATCGCGTCGGGCGAGGCGCTGGTCGACGGCACGCCCGGGAGCGAGATCCACCCCGATGTGGCGCCGGCCGAGGGCGAGGTGGTGGTCAAGAAGCACCGCTACAGCGGATTCCACGGCACCGACCTGGACATGCTGCTGCGCGGTCGGGGCATCACCACGGTCGCGGTGACCGGCGTGACCACCGAGGACTGCGTGCACGCCACCGCCCGGGACGCGATGTTCCGCGACTACTGGACGCTGGTGATCGCCGACGCCTGCGCCACCTACGACCACCCCGACCTGGGCTGGGGCGCGATGTCGGCCGAGGAGGTGCACCGCGCGGCGCTGGTGGTGCTGGCGCAGTCCACGGCCGACGTGGTCACCTCGGAGCAGTTCGCCGGACGGGTGCGCGAGGCGGGCGCCTAG
- a CDS encoding copper homeostasis protein CutC: protein MTVNAGPTPAPTFEICIDDVPGALAAERVGAHRVELCADLFEGGITPSLGLIETTLAAVEAIRVHVIVRPRGGDFVYDEYEAAAMRRDVEAIRAAGAQGVVIGALTPEGDLDRPVIEALLAAAGDLSVTFHRAFDMTRDPHAALEELIELGVDRVLTSGQDSSVLEGAPLIARLITQAAGRIVVMPGGGITARNIDRVLAATGAREVHFAAGAILESPATHRNPNPYMGGALRQPEYARRVTSADGIRDVLDAARKG from the coding sequence ATGACCGTCAACGCCGGCCCCACCCCCGCGCCCACCTTCGAGATCTGCATCGACGACGTGCCGGGGGCGCTCGCCGCGGAGCGTGTGGGTGCGCACCGCGTCGAGCTGTGTGCGGACCTGTTCGAGGGCGGCATCACGCCGAGCCTGGGCCTGATCGAGACCACCCTGGCCGCCGTCGAGGCGATCCGGGTCCACGTCATCGTGCGTCCGCGCGGAGGCGACTTCGTCTACGACGAGTACGAGGCCGCCGCGATGCGTCGGGACGTGGAGGCGATCCGGGCGGCCGGTGCGCAGGGTGTGGTGATCGGCGCGCTGACCCCCGAGGGCGACCTGGACCGTCCGGTGATCGAGGCGTTGCTGGCCGCGGCCGGCGACCTGTCGGTCACCTTCCACCGCGCCTTCGACATGACCCGCGACCCGCACGCGGCCCTGGAGGAGCTGATCGAGCTGGGCGTCGACCGGGTGCTGACCTCGGGGCAGGACAGCAGCGTGCTCGAGGGCGCGCCGCTGATCGCCCGCCTGATCACCCAGGCGGCCGGCCGGATCGTGGTGATGCCCGGCGGCGGCATCACCGCGCGCAACATCGACCGCGTACTGGCCGCCACCGGCGCGCGCGAGGTGCACTTCGCGGCGGGCGCGATCCTGGAGAGCCCCGCCACGCACCGCAACCCGAACCCGTACATGGGCGGCGCGCTGCGTCAGCCGGAGTACGCCCGCCGGGTGACCTCCGCCGACGGCATCCGCGACGTGCTGGACGCCGCGCGCAAGGGCTGA
- a CDS encoding amino acid ABC transporter permease, whose protein sequence is MDVVLRHLSAFTDGIVTTLELTALSFLGALLIGVVVAAMRVSPVAALRGVGTVYVETFQNTPLLVLLVLFVFGLPEVGVIFPLFTTAVIVIALYEAAYIAEAVRSGINTVSIGQAEAARALGLTFGQSLRLVILPQALRGVVQPIGNIFIALTMNTSLAAAVGVVELTSAANRVNLMEAQPIPVFVGAGIGYMLICATAGIVTGMIERKVAIVR, encoded by the coding sequence ATGGATGTCGTGCTGCGACATCTCTCCGCCTTCACCGACGGCATCGTCACCACCCTCGAACTCACCGCGCTCTCGTTCCTCGGCGCGCTGCTGATCGGCGTCGTGGTGGCCGCCATGCGGGTGTCCCCCGTCGCCGCCCTGCGCGGCGTGGGCACCGTGTACGTGGAGACCTTCCAGAACACCCCGCTTCTGGTCCTGCTCGTGCTGTTCGTCTTCGGCCTGCCCGAAGTCGGGGTGATCTTCCCGCTGTTCACCACGGCGGTGATCGTGATCGCGCTCTACGAGGCGGCCTACATCGCCGAGGCGGTGCGCTCGGGGATCAACACCGTCTCGATCGGCCAGGCCGAGGCGGCGCGGGCCCTGGGGCTGACGTTCGGTCAGTCGTTGCGCCTGGTGATCCTGCCGCAGGCGCTGCGCGGCGTGGTGCAGCCGATCGGCAACATCTTCATCGCGCTGACCATGAACACCTCGCTCGCCGCCGCCGTCGGCGTGGTCGAACTGACCTCCGCCGCCAACCGGGTCAACCTCATGGAGGCACAACCCATCCCCGTGTTCGTCGGCGCGGGCATCGGCTACATGCTCATCTGCGCCACGGCGGGGATCGTCACGGGCATGATCGAGCGGAAGGTGGCGATCGTTCGATGA
- a CDS encoding response regulator transcription factor, which yields MIRVLLVHDTELMRSALTALLDREEDIDVVAESWESAPDRARAQRPHVCVVDVDCPGASRLPSRPVDRDCALLVLATTARPGSLRRAAEARALGFVDKDAQPSQLPRAIRLMATGRRYVDGTLALDLLRAATAPLTPRELGVLSLAAKGASAPEIARSLRLSIGTVRNYMCAITRKTGARNRIDAIRISRDAGWV from the coding sequence ATGATCAGGGTTCTCTTGGTGCACGACACGGAGTTGATGAGATCGGCGCTGACCGCGCTGCTCGATCGGGAGGAGGACATCGACGTCGTCGCCGAGAGTTGGGAGAGCGCTCCCGACCGGGCTCGAGCCCAACGTCCGCACGTATGCGTGGTGGACGTGGACTGTCCCGGCGCCTCCCGTTTACCGAGTCGACCCGTCGATCGGGACTGCGCGCTGTTGGTACTGGCCACCACCGCGCGGCCGGGCAGCCTGCGCCGGGCGGCGGAGGCCAGGGCGCTGGGCTTCGTGGACAAGGACGCCCAACCGTCGCAACTGCCGCGCGCGATAAGACTCATGGCCACCGGCCGCCGCTACGTGGACGGTACGCTCGCGCTCGACCTGCTGCGTGCCGCGACCGCGCCGTTGACCCCTCGCGAACTGGGTGTGCTCTCGCTCGCCGCGAAGGGCGCCTCGGCCCCGGAGATCGCCCGCAGTCTGCGGCTGAGCATCGGGACGGTACGGAACTACATGTGCGCGATCACCCGCAAGACCGGTGCCCGCAACCGGATCGACGCGATCCGCATCTCGCGCGACGCCGGGTGGGTCTAG
- a CDS encoding ROK family transcriptional regulator: MGGSAGDLVRLVAKGHGRSRAELARLSGMAPSSVSLRVEELIEAGLLREDGEGASRGGRRPRQLRLHENAGVVVAVDVGTHHVRMAVLDLAGRVLLEHELPGEIAEGPERVIERLLDNLRMTLRQAEVAHLPLLGVGIGMPGPVDPGDAKVVAPSRMPGWNDFPIGRRMSELLGVRVVVENDANLMAVGEHRYGWPDRDNLMAVKAGTGIGCGIIVSGRLHRGRGAAGDISHVPVHVPEPVTCSCGHSDCLEAHASGAALRRILRGQGIDVTSSRHLVELVNDGVPEATTLVRNAGRLAGQVLVPLVNFFNPDVLVLGGGLSAAEPFVAAVRGAIYERCLPLATRDLEIATAVTGRDACMLGAGSLVLDEVLASEWVDDTLAAR; this comes from the coding sequence TTGGGTGGAAGCGCGGGTGACCTGGTGCGACTGGTGGCCAAGGGGCACGGTCGATCCCGGGCGGAACTCGCCCGGTTGAGCGGCATGGCACCGTCGAGCGTGTCGCTGCGCGTCGAGGAGTTGATAGAGGCCGGCCTGCTCCGCGAGGACGGCGAGGGCGCCTCGCGAGGCGGGCGCCGGCCCCGACAGCTGCGCCTGCACGAGAACGCGGGCGTCGTGGTCGCCGTCGACGTCGGCACCCACCACGTGCGCATGGCGGTGCTCGATCTGGCCGGCCGGGTGCTCCTGGAGCACGAACTCCCGGGTGAGATCGCCGAAGGCCCCGAGCGGGTGATCGAACGGCTCCTGGACAACCTGCGCATGACGCTGCGTCAGGCCGAGGTGGCGCACCTGCCGCTGCTCGGCGTCGGCATCGGCATGCCCGGACCCGTGGACCCCGGCGATGCCAAGGTGGTCGCCCCGTCCCGGATGCCCGGCTGGAACGACTTCCCGATCGGCCGCCGGATGAGCGAACTGCTCGGCGTACGCGTGGTGGTGGAGAACGACGCCAATCTGATGGCGGTCGGCGAACACCGCTACGGCTGGCCCGACCGGGACAACCTGATGGCGGTCAAAGCCGGCACCGGCATCGGCTGCGGCATCATCGTCTCCGGCCGACTGCATCGCGGACGCGGCGCCGCCGGCGACATAAGCCACGTCCCCGTGCACGTGCCCGAACCGGTCACCTGCTCGTGCGGCCACTCCGACTGCCTGGAGGCGCACGCCAGCGGCGCGGCACTGCGCCGCATACTGCGCGGGCAGGGGATCGACGTCACTTCCTCGCGCCACCTGGTCGAACTGGTCAACGACGGCGTGCCGGAGGCGACCACGCTGGTCCGCAACGCGGGCCGGCTGGCCGGGCAGGTGCTCGTCCCGCTGGTGAACTTCTTCAACCCCGACGTGCTCGTCCTGGGCGGCGGCCTGTCCGCCGCCGAGCCGTTCGTGGCCGCCGTACGCGGGGCGATCTACGAGCGCTGCCTCCCGCTGGCCACCCGTGACCTGGAGATCGCCACGGCGGTCACCGGCCGGGACGCGTGCATGCTCGGCGCCGGCAGTCTGGTCCTGGACGAGGTACTCGCGAGCGAGTGGGTGGACGACACGCTGGCCGCGCGCTGA
- a CDS encoding VOC family protein: protein MPAQGFTTCLWFDGQAEEAANFYLSVFKDGKQGRVGYYNEANPDQAGQVLVVEFEINGQKFVALNGGPQFTFNEAVSFQIHCADQDEVDHYWGLLTADGGEEGPCGWLKDRFGLSWQVVPTEVIDMIGDPDGAKATRATNAMYTMKRLDIAAIRKAYDGA, encoded by the coding sequence ATGCCCGCCCAGGGATTCACCACCTGCCTGTGGTTCGACGGCCAGGCCGAGGAGGCCGCGAACTTCTACCTGTCCGTGTTCAAGGACGGCAAGCAGGGCCGCGTCGGCTACTACAACGAGGCCAACCCGGACCAGGCCGGCCAGGTGCTCGTGGTCGAGTTCGAGATCAACGGACAAAAGTTCGTCGCGCTCAACGGCGGGCCCCAGTTCACGTTCAACGAGGCCGTCTCGTTCCAGATCCACTGCGCCGACCAGGACGAGGTCGACCACTACTGGGGCCTGCTCACCGCAGACGGCGGCGAGGAGGGGCCCTGCGGCTGGCTCAAGGACAGGTTCGGCCTGTCCTGGCAGGTCGTGCCGACCGAGGTGATCGACATGATCGGCGACCCGGACGGCGCGAAGGCGACCCGGGCCACCAACGCCATGTACACCATGAAGCGCCTGGACATCGCCGCGATCCGCAAGGCGTACGACGGCGCGTAG
- a CDS encoding response regulator, which translates to MDTSVSVLVVDDHPVFRAGMVAVLEDLADLDVVGQAGDGAEALAEVAALRPDVVLMDLRMPGVGGLEATARITTTHPDTAVIVLTMDEDEDTVFAALRAGARGYLLKEADGDDIRRAILGVARGEAVFGPRVARRVLSFFASAPAHARGAVPFPQLTDREREVLDLLAQGLDNASIARRLILSEKTVRNRVSDVLTKLRARSRAEAVAIARDAGLGG; encoded by the coding sequence GTGGACACATCGGTAAGCGTGCTCGTCGTCGACGACCACCCGGTCTTCCGGGCCGGCATGGTCGCGGTGCTGGAGGACCTGGCCGACCTCGACGTCGTCGGTCAGGCCGGCGACGGGGCCGAGGCGCTGGCCGAGGTGGCGGCGCTGCGGCCGGACGTGGTGCTGATGGACCTGCGGATGCCGGGCGTCGGCGGATTGGAGGCGACGGCGCGGATCACCACGACCCATCCGGACACGGCGGTGATCGTGCTGACCATGGACGAGGACGAGGACACCGTCTTCGCGGCGCTGCGGGCCGGCGCGCGCGGCTACCTCCTCAAAGAGGCGGACGGGGACGACATCCGCCGCGCGATCCTGGGCGTGGCGCGCGGCGAGGCCGTCTTCGGCCCGCGTGTGGCCCGGCGGGTGTTGTCGTTCTTCGCCTCGGCACCCGCACACGCGCGCGGCGCGGTGCCGTTCCCGCAGCTGACCGACCGCGAGCGCGAGGTCCTCGACCTGCTCGCGCAGGGGTTGGACAACGCGTCGATCGCGCGGCGGTTGATCCTGTCGGAGAAGACCGTACGCAATCGGGTGAGCGACGTGCTGACCAAGCTGCGCGCCCGCAGCCGCGCGGAGGCGGTGGCCATCGCCCGGGACGCGGGGCTGGGCGGTTGA